A single region of the Triticum dicoccoides isolate Atlit2015 ecotype Zavitan chromosome 2B, WEW_v2.0, whole genome shotgun sequence genome encodes:
- the LOC119368733 gene encoding receptor-like serine/threonine-protein kinase SD1-8, with the protein MWLKNQPHIHSLLGILVLFILVSTASAANRGSDILDKGRNITDGDTLVSADGSFTLGFFPSGVLAKRYLGIWFSVSEDAICWVANRDRPLTDARGALVISDTGSLFLLDSFGQVVWSSNTTGAASTMLQLHNSGNLVLSDGSANGAAIWQSFDHPSNTLLPSMKIGKNLWTREEWYLTSWASANDPATGKFRYITDGEGVPQNILLDGDKMIYRSGPWNGLRFSGVTEMTSYSDKFAYQLTSSSSEVTYSYVSKAEASFSRLLLTDDGVYQRLVWDPTSRLWKIFFQAPRDICDHYGRCGAFGLCNANAPSTSFCSCVQGFSPTSPVQWKMRDTSNGCRRKMVLDCGNGMSSTTDGFVVIDGVKLPNTHNVSVDASITLEECRARCLANCSCLAYAPLDLKGGGAGTGCIIWTEDLMDLRYVDGGQILYLRSTKSELDGPSVSMFPTGIVIGVSVALIIILVLLAFWVIITRRRHRVQRVLVHNGLRVTGGSDSHSPNPASPMTSVPTIDLHTIIEATGSFSDANKVVEEGFSVVYKGQLPGGTMVAVKRLKQSLLTDKGRQHFSREVEVMSTLTHVNLAKLLYYCREGDEWILVYEWMEKKSLNLYIFGEEGLRSSLSWAQRREIIRGVAIGVEFLHGRGFIHRDLKPANILVSDTWVPKIADFATAKLFIDEQTDLTLVQTRGYVAPEYIGEGALTYKCDLYSFGVVLLEIVSGQRRTSNATFLPDAWELWNQCKSGELLDVAVGGEPEGEVLSGLLRCIQIGLLCVQYLPEHRPSMSEVVAMLNNSSQLPRPLKPTPNSRPGPGAQPGPSRTFLLWLFCSCGRDPTSPGMEATV; encoded by the exons ATGTGGTTGAAAAACCAGCCACACATTCACAGCCTCCTGGGCATCCTTGTTCTCTTCATCCTTGTTTCCACAGCATCTGCTGCAAACCGTGGGTCTGACATTCTCGACAAGGGCCGCAACATCACCGACGGTGACACCCTTGTTTCGGCTGATGGGTCATTCACCCTGGGCTTCTTCCCTTCCGGGGTGCTTGCCAAGAGATACCTCGGTATATGGTTCTCCGTGTCCGAGGACGCCATCTGTTGGGTAGCCAACAGAGACCGTCCTCTCACTGACGCTCGTGGGGCGCTGGTGATTAGTGACACGGGAAGCCTTTTCTTGCTCGATAGCTTCGGCCAGGTTGTGTGGTCTTCAAACACGACAGGCGCTGCCTCCACGATGCTGCAACTGCATAATTCAGGCAACCTTGTCCTGAGCGATGGGAGTGCCAATGGTGCTGCCATATGGCAGTCATTTGACCACCCATCAAACACCTTGCTTCCCAGCATGAAGATTGGCAAGAACCTATGGACCAGGGAAGAGTGGTACCTTACGTCGTGGGCTTCGGCCAATGACCCTGCCACAGGGAAGTTTCGCTACATTACTGACGGAGAAGGTGTGCCACAAAACATACTCTTGGATGGTGACAAAATGATCTACCGGTCAGGACCATGGAATGGCCTACGGTTCAGCGGTGTCACGGAGATGACCTCGTATTCTGACAAGTTTGCTTACCAGTTGACAAGCAGCTCAAGTGAGGTAACCTACAGCTATGTTTCCAAGGCTGAAGCCTCCTTCTCGCGTCTACTTCTGACTGATGATGGAGTATACCAACGCCTGGTATGGGACCCAACCAGCCGGTTGTGGAAGATCTTCTTCCAAGCGCCGAGGGACATCTGCGACCACTATGGCAGGTGTGGGGCATTTGGTCTGTGCAACGCCAATGCTCCATCAACGTCGTTCTGCAGCTGTGTACAGGGGTTCAGCCCGACATCTCCAGTGCAGTGGAAGATGAGGGACACCTCCAACGGTTGCCGCCGAAAGATGGTACTGGACTGTGGCAATGGAATGTCCAGTACCACGGACGGTTTCGTGGTGATAGACGGAGTGAAGCTTCCCAACACGCACAATGTATCGGTGGATGCTAGCATCACGTTGGAGGAGTGCAGGGCGAGGTGCCTGGCCAACTGCTCTTGTCTGGCGTATGCGCCGTTGGATCTCAAAGGAGGAGGCGCTGGAACTGGCTGCATCATCTGGACAGAGGACCTCATGGATCTCCGGTATGTAGATGGAGGGCAAATCCTTTATCTCAGATCCACCAAGTCAGAATTAG ATGGGCCATCTGTATCCATGTTCCCAACCGGTATCGTTATCGGTGTATCCGTAGCCTTGATCATCATTCTGGTTCTCCTTGCCTTCTGGGTTATTATCACCAGGAGACGACATCGCGTGCAAAGGGTATTAG TACACAATGGTCTGAGGGTGACAGGGGGTTCTGATAGCCATTCTCCGAATCCCGCTTCGCCCATGACGTCCGTCCCTACAATTGATCTCCATACTATAATAGAGGCTACAGGAAGTTTCTCCGATGCAAAtaaagttgttgaagaaggatttaGTGTTGTCTACAAG GGGCAACTACCTGGTGGTACAATGGTTGCTGTAAAGAGGCTCAAACAGTCTCTTCTTACTGATAAAGGCAGGCAGCATTTCTCAAGGGAAGTGGAAGTGATGTCAACGCTCACCCATGTCAATCTTGCTAAGCTCCTCTACTATTGCCGGGAAGGAGATGAGTGGATACTAGTCTACGAGTGGATGGAGAAAAAAAGTTTGAATCTTTACATATTTG GAGAAGAAGGACTCCGTTCCTCACTGAGTTGGGCGCAAAGACGGGAAATAATTCGAGGTGTGGCCATAGGTGTTGAATTTCTTCACGGCAGAGGATTCATTCACAGGGATCTAAAACCTGCGAACATACTTGTCAGTGATACGTGGGTTCCAAAGATAGCAGACTTTGCCACCGCAAAGCTATTTATTGACGAGCAGACAGATTTGACATTAGTACAGACACG GGGATATGTGGCTCCAGAGTATATAGGGGAAGGGGCCCTGACGTACAAGTGTGATTTATATAGCTTCGGAGTCGTTTTGCTGGAGATAGTCAGTGGCCAAAGGAGAACAAGCAATGCAACGTTCCTTCCTGAT GCCTGGGAATTGTGGAATCAATGTAAGAGCGGGGAGCTTCTTGATGTGGCGGTGGGTGGTGAACCTGAAGGTGAAGTCTTGTCGGGGCTACTCAGATGCATCCAGATTGGCCTTCTCTGCGTGCAGTATTTGCCAGAGCATAGACCTTCAATGTCTGAAGTTGTGGCAATGCTAAACAACAGCTCACAGCTCCCCAGGCCACTGAAACCCACACCAAACAGCAGACCAGGACCGGGCGCACAGCCAGGACCGAGCCGGACCTTCTTACTGTGGCTATTTTGCTCATGTGGACGTGACCCCACGAGCCCAGGCATGGAAGCTACGGTGTAG